From a single Schistosoma mansoni strain Puerto Rico chromosome 4, complete genome genomic region:
- a CDS encoding putative 5-formyltetrahydrofolate cyclo-ligase translates to MQPPSGFHFLCFLSSPEYCASRRLAVYISLPEEPDTIPLIEKALLDGKSIFVPQIMFSASDDYPPMSMRHVKSLKEIESWKSNKWGIKEPEPVSYVEQLDEITKQGGLDLFVVPGLAFTRSGHRLGRGGGYYDRYIQWYTGQCHLGVFQRAKLVAFAFEEQIVDYIPSETHDLIIDQLFVA, encoded by the exons ATGCAACCACCCTCTGGATTCCATTTCTTGTGC TTTTTAAGTAGTCCTGAATATTGTGCTTCGCGAAGATTAGCTGTTTATATTAGCCTTCCTGAAGAACCCGACACAATACCATTAATTGAAAAAGCACTTCTTGATGGAAAGAGTATATTTGTTCCACAAATTATGTTTTCTGCGTCAGACGATTATCCTCCTATGTCTATGCGTCATGTTAAATCACTAAAAGAGATTGAATCCTGGAAGTCTAATAAATGGGGAATTAAAGAACCTGAACCAGTTTCGTATGTTGAACAGCTGGATGAAATTACAAAACAGG GTGGATTGGATTTATTTGTTGTACCTGGATTGGCCTTCACAAGAAGTGGACATCGTCTTGGTCGAGGTGGCGGATATTACGACCGTTACATTCAATGGTACACCGGACAGTGTCATTTAGGGGTTTTTCAAAGAGCTAAATTAGTCGCCTTCGCATTTGAGGAACAAATAGTAGACTATATCCCTTCGGAAACTCATGATTTGATTATTGACCAGCTGTTTGTTGCATAG